The following are encoded together in the Pelosinus sp. IPA-1 genome:
- a CDS encoding ABC transporter ATP-binding protein, giving the protein MTLAVEQVTKQFGGLMALADVNFTVNPGEIVGVIGPNGAGKTTLFNLITGVLPPSSGKILYQNRPLVGLKPHKITELGIARTFQNIRLFGHLTALDNVLVGAHCRTRSGLWQGVWQTKVQQQEEKKTREKARELLHLVGIGKDEMSLAAALPYGKQRRLEIARALASQPHLLLLDEPAAGMNESETDDLQVLIKKIQSLGAAIILIEHDMGLVMNICDKLVVLNFGKKIAEGIPQFVQDNPAVVEAYLGKEEE; this is encoded by the coding sequence ATGACCTTAGCAGTTGAGCAAGTAACAAAACAATTCGGAGGTCTTATGGCCTTAGCAGATGTAAATTTCACCGTCAATCCAGGAGAAATCGTAGGAGTCATTGGGCCAAACGGTGCTGGCAAGACTACTTTATTCAATTTGATTACCGGCGTATTGCCACCCAGTTCCGGTAAGATACTTTATCAAAATCGCCCTTTGGTTGGCTTAAAGCCTCATAAAATTACAGAACTCGGTATTGCTAGAACCTTTCAAAACATCCGGTTATTCGGCCATCTCACGGCTTTAGACAATGTACTGGTAGGAGCGCATTGCCGTACTCGATCTGGCCTATGGCAAGGTGTTTGGCAAACTAAGGTCCAGCAGCAAGAAGAAAAAAAGACTCGGGAGAAAGCAAGAGAATTGCTACATCTGGTAGGGATCGGTAAAGATGAAATGTCCCTCGCAGCAGCCCTCCCCTATGGCAAGCAACGCCGCTTAGAAATTGCTAGAGCCTTAGCATCTCAGCCCCACTTACTTCTGCTTGATGAACCTGCCGCTGGCATGAATGAGAGTGAGACGGATGATCTACAGGTATTAATAAAGAAAATCCAGAGTCTAGGCGCAGCTATTATCCTGATCGAACACGATATGGGCTTAGTAATGAATATCTGCGATAAATTGGTGGTTCTTAACTTTGGCAAAAAAATTGCGGAAGGAATTCCCCAATTCGTGCAGGATAATCCAGCAGTAGTAGAAGCCTACTTGGGCAAGGAGGAAGAGTAA
- a CDS encoding ABC transporter ATP-binding protein, which yields MLKIEQLAAGYGNIKALKNIDLHVPAGSIVSLIGANGAGKTTAMKVIMGLIKQDSGQILFKGQHISGMATHKIVSTGLSLVPEGRNILTRMTVLENLEMGACQRRDNEVADDMKRIFRRFPILEERKAQLGGTLSGGQQQMLAIGRALMARPELLLLDEPSMGLAPLVVADIFKVIQEINQEGTTILLVEQNVRQALKIAQYAYVLETGKMILHGSAKDIANNPRVMEAYLGGKKTG from the coding sequence ATGCTGAAAATTGAACAGCTTGCCGCTGGCTATGGAAATATTAAGGCCCTTAAAAACATTGACCTACATGTTCCAGCAGGCTCTATCGTCTCCTTGATCGGCGCCAATGGCGCCGGAAAAACTACCGCGATGAAAGTTATTATGGGACTTATTAAACAAGATTCTGGCCAAATCTTGTTTAAAGGGCAACATATTAGTGGTATGGCAACTCATAAGATTGTTAGTACAGGGCTTTCTCTTGTGCCTGAGGGGCGTAATATCTTAACTCGGATGACAGTACTGGAAAACTTAGAGATGGGAGCATGTCAACGTAGAGATAATGAAGTAGCCGATGATATGAAGCGCATTTTTCGCCGATTTCCGATCCTCGAAGAACGCAAAGCACAATTAGGAGGAACCCTTTCTGGCGGTCAGCAGCAGATGCTTGCTATCGGTAGGGCTTTAATGGCGAGACCGGAGCTGCTACTTCTAGACGAACCTTCTATGGGATTAGCACCATTAGTGGTAGCCGATATCTTTAAGGTAATTCAGGAAATTAACCAAGAAGGAACGACCATCTTACTTGTTGAGCAGAATGTAAGGCAGGCTTTAAAGATCGCCCAATACGCCTATGTGCTAGAAACAGGGAAAATGATTCTTCATGGATCCGCAAAGGATATAGCGAATAACCCTCGGGTAATGGAAGCTTATCTAGGTGGAAAGAAAACAGGCTAA
- a CDS encoding branched-chain amino acid transaminase — translation MDTMYVFYEGKIVPENEVNISVRCKGFNYGLGCFEGIRAYWDDTEKQLYVFRLREHYERLLQSCKTLFINIPYTVDELCQATLELLKKNNFQTTTYIRPLAFKGSNHIAPTLLDDDNRLIIYCQPMGNFTGKDELRAAFTTWERLGDNMIPPRSKPTAAYMNSALASIEVVSKGYDEALFLTRNGHVCEGPGENVFMVRNGKIITPPPADNILEGITRDTVMLLARQELGIEVIERSITRTELYGADEVFFSGTAMEVVSVVEVDDRKIGNGHKGPICEKLKELFFKTTIAKIEKYADFCTPVYPMTKPL, via the coding sequence ATGGATACGATGTATGTTTTTTATGAAGGAAAGATTGTTCCGGAGAATGAGGTAAATATCAGTGTGCGATGTAAAGGGTTTAATTATGGTCTTGGCTGCTTTGAAGGAATAAGAGCTTACTGGGATGATACGGAGAAACAATTGTATGTATTTCGCTTGCGAGAACATTATGAACGCCTTTTGCAATCTTGCAAAACCTTGTTTATTAACATTCCTTATACTGTTGATGAATTATGCCAAGCCACTCTTGAATTACTTAAGAAAAATAACTTCCAGACCACCACTTATATTCGACCTCTTGCCTTTAAGGGCTCAAACCATATTGCCCCTACTCTATTAGATGATGACAATCGGCTTATCATCTATTGCCAGCCTATGGGAAATTTTACTGGCAAAGATGAACTGCGCGCTGCTTTTACTACGTGGGAACGTTTAGGAGACAATATGATACCACCCCGTTCCAAACCAACAGCTGCTTATATGAATTCTGCATTAGCTTCTATAGAAGTTGTAAGTAAAGGGTATGATGAAGCCTTATTTTTAACACGAAATGGCCATGTTTGCGAAGGCCCGGGGGAAAATGTATTCATGGTGCGTAATGGGAAAATAATTACGCCACCACCTGCTGATAACATTCTTGAAGGCATTACTAGAGACACGGTTATGCTGTTGGCACGGCAGGAGCTAGGTATCGAAGTGATCGAACGCAGCATTACCAGAACAGAACTATATGGGGCGGATGAAGTGTTCTTTAGTGGCACTGCGATGGAGGTTGTCTCTGTTGTAGAAGTGGATGATAGAAAAATTGGTAATGGTCATAAAGGACCTATCTGCGAAAAGCTGAAGGAATTATTCTTTAAAACTACCATTGCTAAGATAGAAAAATATGCGGATTTTTGTACACCTGTTTATCCGATGACTAAACCGCTCTAA
- a CDS encoding FxLYD domain-containing protein encodes MKIKKSFYIVLVVVLMLNLSIVICGASEKISPDLIKFQGTGWETDTKGVNIFIGTLQNAAGRDVEFIGLRCAFIDGKGVELDHGLVIVRDVAKNELAKFKFYPPAPAGTVTATITEVDAYAK; translated from the coding sequence ATGAAAATCAAAAAATCGTTTTACATAGTCCTAGTTGTAGTACTTATGCTGAATCTATCAATAGTAATTTGTGGGGCCTCTGAAAAAATCAGTCCCGATTTGATAAAGTTTCAAGGGACGGGCTGGGAAACAGATACCAAAGGGGTAAACATTTTTATTGGAACTCTTCAGAATGCTGCTGGTAGAGATGTCGAATTTATTGGTCTTAGGTGTGCTTTTATCGATGGGAAGGGCGTGGAACTTGACCATGGCCTTGTCATTGTCCGTGATGTTGCAAAAAATGAACTGGCTAAATTTAAGTTTTATCCACCTGCTCCTGCTGGAACGGTAACCGCTACAATCACCGAAGTAGATGCCTATGCAAAATAA